The following are encoded in a window of Desulfovibrio aminophilus genomic DNA:
- a CDS encoding RNA methyltransferase → MTDEQTLVAGRKPVRELLEREPGKVDALYFRKGRDQALQPLINECKRLNLRHRFVDAAELDRIFPGNHQGVAARVAGLSFADLEELMAQAPDAPLPLIVVLDQVQDPGNVGVLARTLYALGAAGLVVAKHEGAYLGAAAVRASSGALLKLPVAKVTNVSQALGRLAEAGFPLYCARRSEGARDAFLPGLRLPAVLVLGNEDKGVRPSVAGRCDEDLFIPFAREFDSLNVAQAGAVLAGLWARDAASRRTGR, encoded by the coding sequence ATGACCGACGAACAGACCTTGGTGGCCGGGCGAAAGCCGGTGCGCGAACTGCTGGAGCGCGAGCCCGGCAAGGTGGACGCGCTCTATTTCCGCAAGGGCCGCGACCAGGCCCTGCAGCCCCTGATCAACGAATGCAAACGGCTCAACCTGCGCCACCGCTTCGTGGACGCGGCCGAGCTGGACCGGATCTTCCCCGGCAACCACCAGGGCGTGGCCGCCCGGGTGGCCGGGCTGAGCTTCGCGGATCTGGAGGAACTCATGGCCCAGGCCCCGGACGCGCCCCTGCCGCTCATCGTGGTCCTGGACCAGGTCCAGGACCCGGGCAACGTGGGCGTGCTGGCGCGCACCCTCTACGCCCTGGGCGCGGCCGGGCTCGTGGTGGCCAAGCACGAGGGGGCCTACCTGGGCGCGGCCGCCGTGCGGGCCAGCTCCGGGGCCCTGCTCAAGCTGCCGGTGGCCAAGGTGACGAACGTCTCCCAGGCCCTGGGGCGGCTGGCCGAGGCGGGCTTCCCCCTCTACTGCGCCCGGCGCTCCGAGGGGGCCCGGGACGCCTTCCTGCCGGGGCTGCGGCTGCCAGCGGTCCTGGTCCTGGGCAACGAGGACAAGGGCGTCCGGCCGAGCGTGGCCGGACGCTGCGACGAGGACCTGTTCATCCCCTTCGCCCGCGAGTTCGACTCCCTGAACGTGGCCCAGGCCGGAGCGGTGCTGGCCGGGCTTTGGGCCAGGGACGCGGCCTCGCGGCGGACGGGGCGTTGA
- the fliN gene encoding flagellar motor switch protein FliN, protein MAEEMDQDQLAQQWADALNENADAGKEAGAPQDDDALAAEWAAALASQEEDDIKKEKEQAFLKTKTKDHELKDLTKEAKSGREGAKRDLDFILDIPLDVSAELGRTKLLINELLQLGQGSVVELNKLAGEPLEIYVNGKLVARGEAVVINEKFGVRLTDIISPIERVKQLG, encoded by the coding sequence ATGGCTGAAGAGATGGATCAGGATCAGCTGGCCCAGCAGTGGGCCGACGCCCTCAACGAGAACGCCGACGCGGGCAAGGAGGCCGGCGCGCCCCAGGACGACGACGCCCTGGCCGCCGAGTGGGCCGCCGCCCTGGCCTCCCAGGAAGAGGACGACATCAAGAAGGAAAAGGAACAGGCGTTCCTCAAGACCAAGACCAAGGACCACGAGCTCAAGGACCTCACCAAGGAGGCCAAGAGCGGCCGCGAGGGCGCCAAGAGGGACCTGGACTTCATCCTGGACATCCCCCTGGACGTGTCCGCCGAGCTGGGGCGCACCAAGCTCCTCATCAACGAACTCCTGCAGCTGGGCCAGGGCTCGGTGGTGGAGCTGAACAAGCTGGCGGGCGAGCCCCTGGAGATCTACGTCAACGGCAAGCTCGTGGCGCGCGGCGAGGCCGTGGTCATCAACGAGAAGTTCGGCGTGCGCCTCACCGACATCATCAGCCCCATCGAGCGGGTGAAGCAGCTTGGCTGA
- a CDS encoding helix-turn-helix domain-containing protein has protein sequence MEEAYKQIAPRLAGLRDALDLTVEDLAAKAGVTADEVRLYESGGVEIPVGYLLKVAQACQVDLTTLISGDEARLRNYSLVRRGEGLEVARRKSYDYRDLAHKFRGRRMEPFLITVPPKEEKDLSFNHHTGQEFMYLLEGRLEVRLDDKALVLEPGDSLYFDSKTPHALRGLDGRPAVFLDVIL, from the coding sequence ATGGAAGAAGCCTACAAGCAGATCGCGCCCCGGCTGGCCGGGCTGCGCGACGCCCTGGACCTCACGGTGGAGGACCTGGCCGCCAAGGCCGGGGTCACGGCCGACGAGGTGCGGCTCTACGAGTCGGGCGGGGTGGAGATTCCCGTGGGCTACCTGCTCAAGGTGGCCCAGGCCTGCCAGGTGGACCTGACCACGCTCATATCCGGCGACGAGGCCCGCCTGCGCAACTACTCCCTGGTGCGCAGGGGCGAGGGCCTGGAAGTGGCCCGCCGCAAGTCCTACGACTACCGCGACCTGGCCCACAAGTTCCGCGGCCGCCGCATGGAGCCCTTCCTGATCACCGTGCCGCCCAAGGAGGAGAAGGACCTCTCCTTCAACCACCATACCGGCCAGGAGTTCATGTACCTGCTGGAAGGCCGCCTGGAAGTCCGCCTGGACGACAAGGCCCTGGTGCTCGAGCCCGGCGACAGCCTCTATTTCGACTCCAAGACCCCGCACGCCCTGCGGGGACTGGACGGCCGGCCCGCGGTGTTTCTGGACGTGATTCTCTAG
- a CDS encoding motility protein A, which translates to MDLATVIGIVLAFGLVISGIMSGSSLMTFVDVPSMLIVVGGTVGATLVNYPLPHMLGVIRVIKQTFQTKTQPPAQIITMFMEFANRARREGILALEPLLKDIKDEFLRKGLQLTVDGLEPQTIQEILQTEVSHLEDRHETGANLLATMGSLAPALGMIGTVIGLVQMLQTMSDPSSIGPAMAVALITTFYGAVLANLLLNPMSGKLKLRSKEEILVREMIMEGVLSISKGENPRIIEEKLNSYLAPRERRKSD; encoded by the coding sequence ATGGACCTGGCAACCGTCATCGGCATCGTACTGGCCTTCGGCCTGGTGATCTCGGGCATCATGTCCGGCAGCTCGCTCATGACCTTCGTGGACGTGCCGTCCATGCTCATCGTGGTCGGCGGCACCGTGGGCGCCACCCTGGTGAACTACCCCCTGCCGCACATGCTCGGGGTCATCCGGGTCATCAAGCAGACCTTCCAGACCAAGACCCAGCCCCCGGCCCAGATCATCACCATGTTCATGGAGTTCGCCAACCGCGCCCGCCGCGAGGGCATCCTGGCCCTGGAGCCGCTGCTCAAGGACATCAAGGACGAATTCCTGCGCAAGGGCCTCCAGCTCACGGTGGACGGCCTGGAGCCCCAGACCATCCAGGAAATCCTCCAGACCGAGGTGAGCCACCTGGAGGACCGCCACGAGACCGGGGCCAACCTCCTGGCCACCATGGGCTCGCTGGCCCCGGCCCTGGGCATGATCGGCACGGTCATCGGCCTGGTGCAGATGCTCCAGACCATGTCCGATCCGTCGAGCATCGGCCCGGCCATGGCCGTGGCCCTGATCACCACCTTCTACGGCGCGGTCCTGGCCAACCTCCTGCTCAACCCCATGTCCGGCAAGCTCAAGCTGCGCAGCAAGGAGGAGATCCTGGTGCGCGAGATGATCATGGAGGGCGTGCTCTCCATCTCCAAGGGCGAGAACCCCCGGATCATCGAGGAAAAGCTCAACAGCTACCTGGCTCCCAGGGAGCGCAGGAAGTCCGACTAG
- the fliL gene encoding flagellar basal body-associated FliL family protein, whose amino-acid sequence MADDLDNKQEKPKKKKGLIKWIILAVLLLALGGGGFVAYKMFLAKPPADPAQAEQAQPEGHGKEGKDAKPAEGQVVSLPVFLVNLADPLGRRYLKLAMDVEVKDEAAKAEIAKNEAKIKDALLLLLSSKTYQELSTLDAKIQLKQDIVQRLNLILGNGKVIQVYFTEMVIQ is encoded by the coding sequence GTGGCCGATGATCTCGACAACAAGCAGGAAAAGCCCAAGAAGAAAAAGGGCCTCATCAAGTGGATCATCCTGGCCGTGCTGCTCCTGGCCCTGGGCGGCGGCGGCTTCGTCGCCTACAAGATGTTCCTGGCCAAGCCCCCGGCGGACCCGGCCCAGGCCGAGCAGGCCCAGCCCGAGGGCCACGGCAAGGAGGGCAAGGACGCCAAGCCCGCCGAGGGCCAGGTGGTCTCCCTGCCCGTGTTCCTGGTGAACCTGGCCGATCCCCTGGGCCGCCGCTACCTCAAGCTGGCCATGGACGTGGAGGTCAAGGACGAGGCGGCCAAGGCCGAGATCGCCAAGAACGAGGCCAAGATCAAGGACGCCCTGCTCCTGCTCCTGTCCAGCAAGACCTATCAGGAACTGTCCACCCTGGACGCCAAGATCCAGCTCAAGCAGGACATCGTGCAGCGGCTCAACCTCATTCTCGGCAACGGCAAGGTGATCCAGGTCTACTTCACCGAAATGGTCATTCAGTAG
- a CDS encoding OmpA family protein, with translation MQQREKKPADKPKQEWMLTYGDVVTLLLTFFVLLLAMSSMDQSFISRVSIYSAQHAALARKTSGKTPRNIQMVLDLVERPWEVFSKEDKIKDLLFPDNVLPPEIDRNTLNENLRVLARNEGVALVFSDKLLFAPGGAELTPGARAILAQVAPLILHTASPVNVAGFTDAEEGKAAEGFALSGERAASVLDYFLALGMQPLRFSLSAYGPSRPLDDRPDEASQAKNRRVEVFLKTNQALGGYLTQ, from the coding sequence GTGCAGCAGCGCGAGAAGAAGCCCGCCGACAAGCCCAAGCAGGAGTGGATGCTGACCTACGGCGACGTGGTCACCCTGCTGCTGACCTTCTTCGTGCTCCTCCTGGCCATGTCCTCCATGGACCAGAGCTTCATCTCCCGCGTGTCCATCTACTCCGCCCAGCACGCGGCCCTGGCCCGCAAGACGAGCGGCAAGACTCCGCGCAACATCCAGATGGTCCTGGACCTGGTGGAGCGGCCCTGGGAGGTGTTCTCCAAGGAGGACAAGATCAAGGATCTGCTCTTCCCGGACAACGTCCTGCCCCCGGAGATCGACCGCAACACGTTGAACGAGAACCTGCGCGTGCTGGCGCGCAACGAGGGCGTGGCCCTGGTCTTCTCGGACAAGCTGCTCTTCGCCCCGGGCGGCGCGGAGCTGACCCCGGGCGCGCGGGCCATCCTGGCCCAGGTGGCCCCGCTCATCCTGCACACCGCCTCGCCGGTGAACGTGGCCGGGTTCACCGACGCCGAGGAGGGCAAGGCCGCCGAGGGCTTCGCCCTGTCCGGGGAGCGGGCCGCGTCCGTGCTGGACTACTTCCTGGCCCTGGGCATGCAGCCCCTGCGCTTCTCCCTCTCGGCCTACGGGCCGAGCCGGCCCCTGGACGACAGGCCCGACGAGGCCTCCCAGGCCAAGAACCGCCGGGTGGAGGTCTTTCTCAAGACCAACCAGGCCCTGGGCGGCTACCTGACGCAATAG
- the fliP gene encoding flagellar type III secretion system pore protein FliP (The bacterial flagellar biogenesis protein FliP forms a type III secretion system (T3SS)-type pore required for flagellar assembly.) yields the protein MNRAGRALPTILLSLGLVALWAAPALAQQAPTLTMQLSAGQAEPGKVSVLLEILFLLTILSVAPAIVLTMTSFTRIIVVFHFLRQAMGTQQMPPNQILASLAIFMTCVIMMPVGKAVYYDAIKPYSEEKIGFQQALDTAQKPIRAFLFKHTREKDLSIFYSITGEPRPENKDQVPTILLTAAYTISELKTGFTIGFLIYIPFLILDMVVASILLSMGMMMLPPVMISLPFKILLFILVDGWSLLVGSLVNTFQ from the coding sequence ATGAACAGGGCCGGACGGGCTCTTCCGACGATCCTGCTTAGCCTGGGACTGGTCGCCCTCTGGGCCGCCCCGGCGCTGGCCCAGCAGGCGCCGACCCTGACCATGCAGCTCTCCGCCGGTCAGGCCGAGCCCGGCAAGGTCTCGGTCCTGCTGGAAATCCTCTTTCTCCTGACGATCCTCTCGGTGGCCCCGGCCATCGTCCTGACCATGACCTCCTTCACGCGCATCATCGTGGTCTTCCACTTCCTGCGCCAGGCCATGGGCACCCAGCAGATGCCCCCGAACCAGATCCTGGCCAGCCTGGCCATCTTCATGACCTGCGTGATCATGATGCCCGTGGGCAAGGCGGTCTACTACGACGCCATCAAGCCCTACTCGGAGGAAAAGATCGGCTTCCAGCAGGCCCTGGACACCGCCCAGAAGCCCATCCGCGCCTTCCTCTTCAAGCACACCCGCGAGAAGGACCTCTCGATCTTCTATTCCATCACCGGCGAGCCCCGGCCGGAGAACAAGGACCAGGTGCCGACCATCCTGCTCACGGCGGCCTACACCATCTCCGAGCTGAAGACCGGCTTCACCATCGGCTTCCTCATCTACATCCCGTTCCTCATCCTGGACATGGTGGTGGCCAGCATCCTCCTGTCCATGGGCATGATGATGCTCCCGCCGGTGATGATCTCGCTGCCGTTCAAGATCCTGCTCTTCATCCTGGTGGACGGCTGGTCCCTGCTGGTGGGATCGCTGGTGAACACCTTCCAGTGA
- a CDS encoding LysM peptidoglycan-binding domain-containing protein, translated as MFPRTAQALLILVSILVLASCAAKNPATDTAAPKAPGPTCVYPREPLDKELDERPREDLSVLTPEERKALGARTGIDFDLDTMDTEEVQQYFAFFTHRARGTFQAWLGRSEAYLPAVRAALIEHGLPQDLALLPYAESGYNPNAVSRAGAVGMWQFMRGTARKYGLTVDWWVDERRDPALATHAAARYLSDLHGMFGDWYLALAAYNAGEGKISNALEKTNANDFFDLVDKNDRLRGRAKLREETRHYVPKFIAISKIFQNLDMLGFQCVDWTRAPRLADVNVPGGSDLVALAQAVGLSWNQFRDYNPSYLRQVSPPGMRTTAHVPESKLADAQAYLQNPKSRPYAGYSVHTVRGSDSLWKISRRYGVPVAIIKRMNNLSSGKISKGQQLLVPGGGSARDLADEDRSSKRKTRKLAQARSNYIVQKDDTLWSISRQYGLSVATLQQANGLTSASKLSVGQRLFIPDQTGKASRQSRQEAEAVRAKLADKGQDKSKAQAKAAEPKSGKTKVVAQAKATSYKVREGDTLYSIARRFNVSLSELLRWNELNNRSTIHAGQEIKVLQR; from the coding sequence ATGTTCCCGAGAACGGCGCAGGCGCTCCTGATACTGGTTTCCATCCTCGTTCTGGCGTCCTGCGCGGCCAAAAATCCGGCCACCGACACCGCTGCCCCCAAGGCCCCCGGCCCCACCTGCGTCTATCCCCGCGAACCCCTGGACAAGGAACTGGACGAGCGTCCCCGCGAGGACCTCTCCGTGCTCACTCCGGAGGAGCGGAAGGCCCTGGGCGCCCGGACCGGCATCGACTTCGACCTGGACACCATGGACACCGAGGAAGTCCAGCAGTACTTCGCCTTCTTCACCCACCGGGCCCGGGGCACCTTCCAGGCCTGGCTGGGCCGTTCCGAGGCCTACCTGCCCGCCGTGCGCGCCGCGCTCATCGAGCACGGCCTGCCCCAGGACCTGGCCCTGCTGCCCTACGCCGAGAGCGGCTACAACCCCAACGCCGTGTCCCGCGCCGGAGCCGTGGGCATGTGGCAGTTCATGCGCGGCACGGCCCGCAAGTACGGCCTGACCGTGGACTGGTGGGTTGACGAGCGCCGCGACCCGGCCCTCGCCACCCATGCCGCGGCCCGCTACCTCTCCGACCTCCACGGGATGTTCGGGGACTGGTACCTGGCCCTGGCGGCCTACAACGCGGGCGAGGGCAAGATCAGCAACGCCCTGGAGAAGACCAACGCCAACGACTTCTTCGACCTGGTGGACAAGAACGACCGCCTGCGCGGCCGGGCCAAGCTCCGGGAGGAGACCCGGCACTACGTGCCCAAGTTCATCGCCATCTCCAAGATTTTCCAGAACCTGGACATGCTCGGGTTCCAGTGCGTGGACTGGACGCGCGCCCCGCGCCTGGCCGACGTGAACGTGCCCGGCGGCTCGGACCTCGTGGCCCTGGCCCAGGCCGTGGGCCTGTCCTGGAACCAGTTCCGGGACTACAACCCGTCCTACCTGCGCCAGGTGAGCCCTCCCGGCATGCGCACCACGGCCCACGTGCCCGAGTCCAAGCTGGCCGACGCCCAGGCCTATCTCCAGAATCCCAAGTCCCGGCCCTACGCGGGCTACAGCGTGCACACCGTGCGCGGCTCGGACTCCCTGTGGAAGATCTCCCGGCGCTACGGCGTGCCGGTGGCCATCATCAAGCGCATGAACAACCTCTCCTCGGGCAAGATATCCAAGGGCCAGCAGCTTCTCGTGCCCGGCGGCGGCTCGGCCCGCGACCTGGCCGACGAGGACCGCTCCTCCAAGCGCAAGACCCGCAAGCTGGCCCAGGCCCGCTCCAACTACATCGTCCAGAAGGACGACACCCTCTGGAGCATCTCCCGCCAGTACGGCCTCTCCGTGGCCACGCTCCAGCAGGCCAACGGCCTGACGTCGGCCTCCAAGCTCTCCGTGGGCCAGCGCCTGTTCATCCCGGACCAGACCGGCAAGGCCTCGCGCCAGTCCCGCCAGGAAGCCGAGGCCGTGCGCGCCAAGCTGGCCGACAAGGGCCAGGACAAGTCGAAGGCCCAGGCCAAGGCGGCCGAGCCCAAGTCCGGCAAGACCAAGGTCGTGGCCCAGGCCAAGGCCACGAGCTACAAGGTGCGCGAGGGCGACACGCTCTACTCCATCGCCCGGCGCTTCAACGTGAGCCTCTCCGAGCTGCTGCGCTGGAACGAGCTGAACAACCGCTCGACCATCCACGCCGGACAGGAGATCAAGGTCCTGCAACGCTAG
- the fliO gene encoding flagellar biosynthetic protein FliO — translation MADAANATAALPHVGDTSLLGSVLSMAAALSLVLALIFVGFYLVRRFGPATLTRARGGAAPALLGRLFLGNRQSVAVVRVLDKTLILGVTEQQISLLGEAETTDAPAQGAGFARVLDEQGRTGSSDDPA, via the coding sequence TTGGCTGACGCCGCCAACGCCACGGCGGCCCTGCCGCACGTCGGGGACACGAGCCTGCTCGGCTCGGTCCTGAGCATGGCGGCGGCGCTCTCCCTGGTCCTGGCCCTGATCTTCGTCGGCTTCTACCTCGTCCGGCGCTTCGGCCCCGCGACCCTGACCAGGGCCCGGGGCGGCGCGGCCCCCGCGCTCCTGGGGCGGCTCTTTCTCGGCAACCGGCAAAGCGTGGCCGTGGTCCGGGTCCTGGACAAGACCCTGATCCTCGGCGTCACCGAACAGCAGATCAGCCTCCTGGGGGAGGCGGAGACCACGGATGCTCCGGCACAAGGCGCAGGCTTCGCCCGGGTCCTGGATGAACAGGGCCGGACGGGCTCTTCCGACGATCCTGCTTAG
- the fliQ gene encoding flagellar biosynthesis protein FliQ, producing MTPEFVIGFARQAIELTLLISLPMLGVGMAVGIVVSVVQAATQIQEMTLTMVPKIVAIFLALLIAFPWIMDKMVTYTRELFLNLPNYIR from the coding sequence ATGACCCCGGAATTCGTCATCGGCTTCGCCCGCCAGGCCATCGAGCTGACCCTGCTCATCTCCCTGCCCATGCTCGGCGTGGGCATGGCCGTGGGCATCGTGGTCAGCGTGGTCCAGGCCGCGACCCAGATTCAGGAAATGACCCTGACCATGGTGCCCAAGATCGTCGCCATTTTTTTGGCGCTCCTGATCGCCTTCCCCTGGATCATGGACAAGATGGTCACCTACACCCGCGAACTCTTCCTCAACCTGCCCAACTACATCCGCTGA
- a CDS encoding OmpA family protein yields MAGPRKKKPPESEDVPLWVLTYGDCVTLMLTFFVLLVSMAKIDESRKLVVLGSVFGSMGFLDRSTEVLSRAENRRTVEPGPMDDIKDFEPLKNMLWEEAGADLRFESNKVVQVLSIEGDALFSPGSAELTPDGRDLLQRVLPVIKAVPHPVLVAGHTSTLRDELGPNYRLEDENKVPDLSWRLSLNRSLAVYRFLLEGGADPDKLRMEAFGRYRPRFNNADPKERDKNRRVDLVLDLRNPIEKNLLPRETLRESEIRKPVEAIEFQGFRFEVNATAPEPGR; encoded by the coding sequence ATGGCCGGCCCCAGGAAGAAAAAGCCCCCCGAGAGCGAGGACGTGCCCCTGTGGGTCCTGACCTACGGGGACTGCGTCACGCTCATGCTGACCTTCTTCGTGCTCCTGGTGAGCATGGCCAAGATCGACGAGTCGCGGAAGCTCGTGGTCCTGGGCTCGGTCTTCGGCAGCATGGGCTTCCTGGACCGCAGCACCGAGGTCCTCTCCCGCGCGGAGAACCGGCGCACCGTGGAGCCCGGCCCCATGGACGACATCAAGGACTTCGAGCCGCTCAAGAACATGCTCTGGGAAGAGGCCGGGGCCGACCTGCGCTTCGAGTCCAACAAGGTCGTCCAGGTGCTCTCCATCGAGGGCGACGCCCTGTTCTCCCCGGGCTCGGCCGAGCTCACCCCCGACGGCCGCGACCTGCTCCAGCGCGTGCTGCCGGTGATCAAGGCGGTGCCCCACCCGGTGCTCGTGGCCGGGCACACCTCCACCCTGCGCGACGAACTGGGGCCCAACTACCGCCTTGAGGACGAAAACAAGGTCCCGGACCTCTCCTGGCGGCTCTCCCTGAACCGTTCCCTGGCCGTGTACCGCTTCCTCCTGGAGGGCGGGGCGGACCCGGACAAGCTGCGCATGGAGGCCTTCGGCCGCTACCGCCCGCGCTTCAACAACGCCGACCCCAAGGAGCGGGACAAGAACCGCCGCGTGGACCTGGTCCTGGACCTGCGCAATCCCATCGAAAAGAACCTCCTGCCGCGCGAGACCCTGCGCGAATCGGAGATCAGGAAACCCGTGGAGGCCATCGAGTTCCAGGGATTCCGCTTCGAGGTCAACGCCACGGCCCCGGAGCCGGGGAGGTAG
- a CDS encoding YggS family pyridoxal phosphate-dependent enzyme, with protein sequence MELEERARQLAENLARVREDMAGAARSAGRDPSEVTLVAISKTHPASDVAALFAAGQRIFGESYAQEAKDKREELAHLPIEWHFVGGLQRNKAKLVAGECALIHAVDSLRLAETVDRKAAERGVVQDVLLQVNSAGEEQKHGVSEADLPALAEAVTGMSSLRLRGLMVLPPFFDDPERARPFFARARELKEDLERRLSTRLPHLSMGMTGDFAAAIAEGATLVRIGTRIFGQRDYSNR encoded by the coding sequence ATGGAACTCGAGGAACGTGCGCGGCAGCTGGCGGAAAACCTGGCCCGCGTGCGGGAAGACATGGCCGGGGCGGCGCGGAGCGCCGGACGCGATCCCTCGGAGGTGACCCTGGTGGCCATCTCCAAGACCCACCCGGCCTCGGACGTGGCCGCCCTGTTCGCGGCGGGACAGCGGATCTTCGGCGAGTCCTACGCCCAGGAGGCCAAGGACAAGCGCGAGGAGCTGGCCCACCTGCCCATCGAATGGCATTTCGTGGGCGGGCTGCAGCGCAACAAGGCCAAGCTGGTGGCCGGGGAGTGCGCCCTGATCCACGCCGTGGACTCGCTCCGGCTGGCCGAGACCGTGGATCGCAAGGCAGCGGAACGAGGGGTGGTCCAGGACGTGCTTCTGCAGGTGAACAGCGCGGGCGAGGAGCAGAAGCACGGGGTCTCGGAGGCCGATCTGCCGGCCCTGGCCGAGGCCGTGACCGGGATGTCCTCCCTGCGGCTCCGGGGCCTGATGGTCCTGCCGCCGTTCTTCGACGACCCGGAGCGGGCCCGGCCCTTCTTCGCCAGGGCCCGGGAGCTGAAGGAGGACCTGGAGCGGCGGCTGTCCACGCGCCTGCCGCACCTGTCCATGGGCATGACCGGAGATTTCGCGGCGGCCATCGCCGAGGGCGCCACCCTGGTGCGCATCGGCACCCGCATCTTCGGACAAAGGGACTACTCGAACCGGTAA
- a CDS encoding AMP-binding protein, whose amino-acid sequence MDKLRPATYEEFLRKFRLDTPDTYNFTFDFLDKADPSALAMVHVDNDGLRREFSFGWFQEQSARLADSLAAQGIGKGDRIMLILYRRVEFWVCMLALHRIGALPIPSPSLLTRHDIEFRVNRAHIKGIIAEHTVTDRVREAKPQCPGLTLMVEVGAEGADEGWLGYESLIASGAPTFPRPADAPGGRDPLLIFFSSGTTGMPKMVLHNHHYPLGHLTTGVYWHDLEPGDLHLTVSDSGWGKCVWGKFYGQWIAGATVFVWDFRGKFDPDEMLKIIAAHKVTTFCAPPTVYRFLVRQDLKKYDLSALRHCTTAGELLNESVFRDWLTATGLPIYEGYGQTETCLQIATFKWMEPKPGSIGKPAPGWELALIDEEGRFCEPGVEGEICIKLREGGVTGLFDGYLDEPERTAKVVIDGYYHTGDKAWMDEDGYYWFMGRTDDLIKSSGYRIGPFEVESVLVAHDAVVEAAVTGVPDPVRGQAVKATLVLAPGYEPSDELTRQLQNWVKAETAPYKYPRVIEYVSELPKTISGKIKRAEIRQRDLEKYGAREV is encoded by the coding sequence ATGGACAAGCTCAGGCCCGCGACCTACGAGGAATTCCTGCGCAAATTCCGGCTGGACACGCCGGACACCTACAACTTCACCTTCGACTTCCTGGACAAGGCCGATCCCTCGGCCCTGGCCATGGTCCACGTGGACAACGACGGCCTCCGCCGGGAGTTCTCCTTCGGCTGGTTCCAGGAGCAGTCCGCCCGGCTGGCCGACTCCCTGGCCGCCCAGGGCATCGGCAAGGGCGACCGGATCATGCTCATCCTCTACCGCCGCGTGGAGTTCTGGGTCTGCATGCTGGCCCTGCACCGCATCGGCGCCCTGCCCATCCCCTCGCCCTCGCTGCTCACCCGGCACGACATCGAGTTCCGTGTGAACCGCGCGCACATCAAGGGCATCATCGCCGAACACACGGTCACGGACCGGGTGCGCGAGGCCAAGCCCCAGTGCCCGGGCCTGACGCTCATGGTCGAGGTGGGGGCCGAGGGCGCGGACGAGGGCTGGCTGGGCTACGAGTCCCTGATCGCCTCCGGCGCGCCGACGTTCCCCCGCCCGGCCGACGCCCCCGGCGGACGCGACCCCCTGCTCATCTTCTTCTCTTCCGGCACCACGGGCATGCCCAAGATGGTCCTGCACAACCATCACTACCCCCTGGGCCACCTGACCACGGGCGTCTACTGGCACGACCTGGAGCCCGGCGACCTGCACCTCACGGTCTCGGACTCGGGCTGGGGCAAGTGCGTCTGGGGCAAGTTCTACGGCCAGTGGATCGCCGGAGCCACGGTCTTCGTCTGGGACTTCCGGGGCAAGTTCGACCCCGACGAGATGCTCAAGATCATCGCCGCGCACAAGGTGACCACCTTCTGCGCCCCGCCCACGGTCTACCGCTTCCTGGTGCGCCAGGACCTCAAGAAGTACGACCTCTCGGCCCTGCGCCACTGCACCACGGCGGGCGAGCTGCTCAACGAGAGCGTGTTCCGCGACTGGCTCACGGCCACGGGCCTGCCCATCTACGAGGGCTACGGCCAGACCGAGACCTGCCTGCAGATCGCCACCTTCAAGTGGATGGAGCCCAAGCCCGGGAGCATCGGCAAGCCCGCGCCCGGCTGGGAGCTGGCGCTCATCGACGAGGAGGGCAGGTTCTGCGAGCCCGGCGTGGAGGGCGAGATCTGCATCAAGCTCCGCGAGGGCGGCGTCACCGGCCTGTTCGACGGCTACCTGGACGAGCCCGAGCGCACGGCCAAGGTGGTCATCGACGGCTACTACCACACCGGCGACAAGGCCTGGATGGACGAGGACGGCTACTACTGGTTCATGGGCCGCACCGACGACCTGATCAAGAGCTCGGGCTACCGCATCGGGCCCTTCGAGGTGGAGAGCGTGCTCGTGGCCCACGACGCCGTGGTGGAGGCCGCCGTCACCGGCGTGCCCGACCCGGTGCGCGGCCAGGCGGTCAAGGCCACGCTGGTCCTGGCCCCGGGCTACGAGCCCTCGGACGAGCTGACCCGCCAGCTCCAGAACTGGGTCAAGGCCGAGACCGCGCCCTACAAGTACCCGCGCGTCATCGAGTACGTGAGCGAACTGCCCAAGACCATCAGCGGCAAGATCAAGCGCGCGGAGATCCGCCAGCGCGACCTGGAGAAGTACGGGGCCCGGGAAGTCTAG